In Hyperolius riggenbachi isolate aHypRig1 chromosome 10, aHypRig1.pri, whole genome shotgun sequence, a genomic segment contains:
- the MRPL51 gene encoding large ribosomal subunit protein mL51 encodes MWAVTPLLVASQSVGPCLVQASRSFSLGCCNMVRNFMPQPKIVDRWNEKRALFGVYDNIGILGDFKAHPKELIIGPSWLRGYKGNELQRCLRKKMMVGSRMFYEDRLKLEKRIRYLYKRFNRYGKHR; translated from the exons ATGTGGGCTGTAACTCCACTGTTGGTGGCCAGTCAGTCTGTGGGCCCCTGTCTGGTCCAGGCCTCCCGTTCATTCTCCCTTG GTTGCTGCAATATGGTGCGGAATTTTATGCCACAGCCCAAAATCGTTGACCGCTGGAATGAGAAGAGAGCCCTGTTTGGGGTGTATGATAACATCGGCATTTTAG GGGATTTTAAAGCCCACCCCAAGGAGCTTATTATCGGCCCATCGTGGCTGCGAGGCTATAAGGGGAACGAGCTGCAGAGATGCCTGAGGAAGAAGATGATGGTGGGAAGCCGAATGTTCTATGAAGACAGGCTGAAGCTAGAAAAGAGGATTCGCTACCTCTATAAGAGGTTTAACCGCTACGGCAAGCACCGCTGA